In the Mastomys coucha isolate ucsf_1 unplaced genomic scaffold, UCSF_Mcou_1 pScaffold18, whole genome shotgun sequence genome, one interval contains:
- the Cc2d1b gene encoding coiled-coil and C2 domain-containing protein 1B isoform X1, whose protein sequence is MPGPRPRKGPKTSGQGAETAKQLGLFVEFSPEDMLLGVDETEDDGDLEAELLALTGETGSTSRKPAPKGHSPLPMAHIEKLAADCMRDVEEEEGEEGLEEDADLLTELQEVLGEDEETGLLDGSEAASPDLSEEKTWDNTEQPVEQTACQQALPAVAQAGGPRGLQALLEERIRNYREAAASAKEAGEAAKARRCERGLKTLESQLATVRKGGKICEDEIPPPVALGKRPPAPQERDKKNSDIDSPGPCAVDPGNLSQPESSLPAVAPLPDSDPDPQALLLARQREYKAAALNAKRAGDVDRARELMRIGKRFGTVLEALEKGQPVDLSGMPPAPEDLKALPQASKASTATHVLSPAVEQMQPVMTSDLPATPVAPAEPKTVLDALQQRLNRYREAGVQARAKGDERKARMHDRIAKQYQDAVRTHQAGQKVDFAELPVPPGFPPIPSLEPRKGTEEDSVAATLATAQKLASEDTALVDEDEESDTPAQAPLAKKPAQPLVPSSHLLTEPKASSSKESLSPSAREQVTLLEARKLQYQRAALQAKRRQDLEQAKSHLRVAKSLEAQIIQARAGQPIDLSKVPSPLTDEEGDFILIHHEDLRLSQKAEEVYAQLQKMLQEQHEKCLLFSKQFMHQGNVAETTRFEKLAEDRKKQLEILQLAQAQGLDPPSHHFELKTFQTVRIFSELNSTEMHLIIVRGMNLPAPPGVTPEDLDAFVRFEFHYPNSDQAQKSKTAVVKNTNSPEFEQVFKLNINRNHRGFRRVIQSKGIKFEIFHKGSFFRSDKLVGTAHLKLERLEKECEIREIMEVLDGRKPTGGKLEVKVRLREPLSSQDVQMVTENWLVLEPRGL, encoded by the exons ATGCCAGGGCCAAGACCTCGGAAGGGCCCTAAGACCAGTGGCCAGGGTGCCGAAACGGCCAAGCAG CTAGGGCTTTTTGTAGAGTTCAGCCCTGAGGACATGCTCCTGGGGGTGGATGAGACTGAAGACGATGGAGACCTGGAGGCTGAGTTACTGGCGCTCACTGGAGAAACCGGGAGCACAAGCAGGAAGCCAGCACCCAAGGGACATT CTCCACTGCCCATGGCCCACATTGAGAAGTTGGCAGCAGACTGTATGCGagatgtggaagaggaggagggagaggaagggctggAGGAAGATGCAGACCTCCTG ACAGAGCTGCAGGAGGTCCTGGGTGAAGATGAAGAAACTGGGCTGCTGGATGGCAGTGAGGCAGCAAGCCCAGACCTGTCTGAGGAGAAGACGTGGGACAACACTGAACAACCTGTAGAACAGACAGCCTGCCAACAGGCATTACCTGCAGTGGCTCAG GCTGGAGGGCCTCGGGGGCTGCAGGCTTTGCTGGAGGAACGGATCCGTAACTACCGAGAGGCTGCAGCCAGTGCCAAGGAGGCTGGTGAAGCTGCCAAAGCCCGGCGCTGTGAACGAGGCCTGAAG ACTCTGGAGTCCCAGCTTGCCACTGTGAGGAAAGGTGGGAAGATCTGTGAGGATGAGATTCCACCTCCAGTGGCCTTGGGCAAAAGGCCCCCAGCCCCCCAGGAAAGGGACAAGAAGAACTCTGATATAGACTCTCCAGGTCCCTGTGCCGTGGATCCAG GTAACCTTTCCCAACCTGAGTCCAGCCTTCCTGCCGTTGCTCCCTTGCCTGATTCAGACCCAGACCCACAAGCCCTGCTGTTAGCCCGACAGAGAGAGTACAAAGCAGCTGCTCTAAATGCCAAGCGGGCTGGAGATGTAGATCGTGCTCGGGAGCTCATGAGGATTGGAAAG agatttggTACTGTCCTAGAGGCCCTGGAAAAGGGGCAGCCTGTGGACCTGAGTGGCATGCCCCCAGCACCTGAGG ATCTGAAAGCCCTCCCCCAGGCTTCTAAGGCCTCCACAGCAACCCATGTCCTGTCCCCAGCAGTAGAGCAAATGCAACCAgtgatgacctctgacctcccagCCACCCCAG TGGCCCCTGCAGAGCCAAAAACAGTGCTGGATGCTTTACAGCAAAGGTTGAACAGGTATCGTGAGGCAGGTGTCCAGGCCCGGGCCAAAGGGGATGAGCGCAAGGCCAGGATGCACGATCGCATTGCCAAG CAATATCAGGATGCTGTTCGAACTCATCAAGCAGGACAGAAAGTTGACTTTGCCGAGTTACCTGTTCCACCAG GATTTCCTCCCATCCCTAGCCTGGAGCCCAGAAAAGGTACTGAGGAGGATTCAGTGGCAGCAACTTTGGCAACTGCCCAGAAACTGGCCTCAGAAGATACAGCTCTGGTAGATGAAGATGAAGAG AGTGACACTCCGGCACAGGCCCCATTGGCCAAGAAGCCAGCACAACCTCTGGTCCCTTCATCCCATCTTCTGACTGAGCCCAAGGCTTCAAGTTCTAAGGAGTCACTGAGTCCATCTG CTCGGGAGCAGGTGACACTGCTGGAGGCTCGGAAACTACAATACCAGCGAGCAGCTCTGCAAGCCAAGCGCAGGCAGGATCTGGAGCAGGCCAAATCCCATTTACGCGTAGCTAAAAGTCTTGAAGCTCAGATCATCCAGGCCCGAGCTGGTCAACCCATCGACCTCTCCAAG GTGCCTTCACCCTTGACAGATGAAGAGGGGGACTTCATCCTTATTCACCATGAGGATCTGCGACTCTCCCAGAAGGCTGAGGAGGTGTATGCTCAGCTACAGAAAATGCTCCAGGAGCAGCATGAG AAGTGCCTGCTATTCTCCAAGCAGTTCATGCACCAGGGTAATGTGGCTGAGACTACTCG GTTTGAGAAGCTTGCTGAGGACCGAAAGAAACAGCTTGAGATCCTGCAGCTAGCCCAAGCCCAGGGCCTTGACCCTCCTAGTCATCACTTTGAGTTGAAGACATTCCAGACTGTGAG GATCTTCTCAGAACTCAACAGCACAGAAATGCATCTCATCATCGTCCGGGGAATGAACCTCCCAGCCCCACCAG GAGTGACTCCGGAAGACTTGGATGCTTTTGTACGGTTTGAGTTTCACTACCCTAACTCG GACCAggctcaaaaaagcaaaacagctgTGGTAAAAAATACCAACTCTCCAG AATTTGAACAAGTTTTCAAACTAAACATCAATCGAAATCACCGAGGCTTTAGGAGGGTGATCCAGAGCAAAGGAATCAAATTTGAGATCTTCCACAAAGG ATCCTTTTTCAGAAGTGACAAGCTGGTTGGCACAGCACACCTGAAATTGGAAAGGCTGGAGAAGGAGTGTGAGATCAGAGAGATCATGGAG GTTCTGGATGGAAGAAAGCCTACTGGGGGAAAGCTGGAGGTGAAGGTGAGACTTCGGGAGCCTTTGAGCAGCCAGGACGTGCAGATGGTCACTGAGAACTGGCTGGTCCTGGAGCCCAGGGGCCTGTGA
- the Cc2d1b gene encoding coiled-coil and C2 domain-containing protein 1B isoform X2 — protein sequence MPGPRPRKGPKTSGQGAETAKQLGLFVEFSPEDMLLGVDETEDDGDLEAELLALTGETGSTSRKPAPKGHSPLPMAHIEKLAADCMRDVEEEEGEEGLEEDADLLTELQEVLGEDEETGLLDGSEAASPDLSEEKTWDNTEQPVEQTACQQALPAVAQAGGPRGLQALLEERIRNYREAAASAKEAGEAAKARRCERGLKTLESQLATVRKGGKICEDEIPPPVALGKRPPAPQERDKKNSDIDSPGPCAVDPDPDPQALLLARQREYKAAALNAKRAGDVDRARELMRIGKRFGTVLEALEKGQPVDLSGMPPAPEDLKALPQASKASTATHVLSPAVEQMQPVMTSDLPATPVAPAEPKTVLDALQQRLNRYREAGVQARAKGDERKARMHDRIAKQYQDAVRTHQAGQKVDFAELPVPPGFPPIPSLEPRKGTEEDSVAATLATAQKLASEDTALVDEDEESDTPAQAPLAKKPAQPLVPSSHLLTEPKASSSKESLSPSAREQVTLLEARKLQYQRAALQAKRRQDLEQAKSHLRVAKSLEAQIIQARAGQPIDLSKVPSPLTDEEGDFILIHHEDLRLSQKAEEVYAQLQKMLQEQHEKCLLFSKQFMHQGNVAETTRFEKLAEDRKKQLEILQLAQAQGLDPPSHHFELKTFQTVRIFSELNSTEMHLIIVRGMNLPAPPGVTPEDLDAFVRFEFHYPNSDQAQKSKTAVVKNTNSPEFEQVFKLNINRNHRGFRRVIQSKGIKFEIFHKGSFFRSDKLVGTAHLKLERLEKECEIREIMEVLDGRKPTGGKLEVKVRLREPLSSQDVQMVTENWLVLEPRGL from the exons ATGCCAGGGCCAAGACCTCGGAAGGGCCCTAAGACCAGTGGCCAGGGTGCCGAAACGGCCAAGCAG CTAGGGCTTTTTGTAGAGTTCAGCCCTGAGGACATGCTCCTGGGGGTGGATGAGACTGAAGACGATGGAGACCTGGAGGCTGAGTTACTGGCGCTCACTGGAGAAACCGGGAGCACAAGCAGGAAGCCAGCACCCAAGGGACATT CTCCACTGCCCATGGCCCACATTGAGAAGTTGGCAGCAGACTGTATGCGagatgtggaagaggaggagggagaggaagggctggAGGAAGATGCAGACCTCCTG ACAGAGCTGCAGGAGGTCCTGGGTGAAGATGAAGAAACTGGGCTGCTGGATGGCAGTGAGGCAGCAAGCCCAGACCTGTCTGAGGAGAAGACGTGGGACAACACTGAACAACCTGTAGAACAGACAGCCTGCCAACAGGCATTACCTGCAGTGGCTCAG GCTGGAGGGCCTCGGGGGCTGCAGGCTTTGCTGGAGGAACGGATCCGTAACTACCGAGAGGCTGCAGCCAGTGCCAAGGAGGCTGGTGAAGCTGCCAAAGCCCGGCGCTGTGAACGAGGCCTGAAG ACTCTGGAGTCCCAGCTTGCCACTGTGAGGAAAGGTGGGAAGATCTGTGAGGATGAGATTCCACCTCCAGTGGCCTTGGGCAAAAGGCCCCCAGCCCCCCAGGAAAGGGACAAGAAGAACTCTGATATAGACTCTCCAGGTCCCTGTGCCGTGGATCCAG ACCCAGACCCACAAGCCCTGCTGTTAGCCCGACAGAGAGAGTACAAAGCAGCTGCTCTAAATGCCAAGCGGGCTGGAGATGTAGATCGTGCTCGGGAGCTCATGAGGATTGGAAAG agatttggTACTGTCCTAGAGGCCCTGGAAAAGGGGCAGCCTGTGGACCTGAGTGGCATGCCCCCAGCACCTGAGG ATCTGAAAGCCCTCCCCCAGGCTTCTAAGGCCTCCACAGCAACCCATGTCCTGTCCCCAGCAGTAGAGCAAATGCAACCAgtgatgacctctgacctcccagCCACCCCAG TGGCCCCTGCAGAGCCAAAAACAGTGCTGGATGCTTTACAGCAAAGGTTGAACAGGTATCGTGAGGCAGGTGTCCAGGCCCGGGCCAAAGGGGATGAGCGCAAGGCCAGGATGCACGATCGCATTGCCAAG CAATATCAGGATGCTGTTCGAACTCATCAAGCAGGACAGAAAGTTGACTTTGCCGAGTTACCTGTTCCACCAG GATTTCCTCCCATCCCTAGCCTGGAGCCCAGAAAAGGTACTGAGGAGGATTCAGTGGCAGCAACTTTGGCAACTGCCCAGAAACTGGCCTCAGAAGATACAGCTCTGGTAGATGAAGATGAAGAG AGTGACACTCCGGCACAGGCCCCATTGGCCAAGAAGCCAGCACAACCTCTGGTCCCTTCATCCCATCTTCTGACTGAGCCCAAGGCTTCAAGTTCTAAGGAGTCACTGAGTCCATCTG CTCGGGAGCAGGTGACACTGCTGGAGGCTCGGAAACTACAATACCAGCGAGCAGCTCTGCAAGCCAAGCGCAGGCAGGATCTGGAGCAGGCCAAATCCCATTTACGCGTAGCTAAAAGTCTTGAAGCTCAGATCATCCAGGCCCGAGCTGGTCAACCCATCGACCTCTCCAAG GTGCCTTCACCCTTGACAGATGAAGAGGGGGACTTCATCCTTATTCACCATGAGGATCTGCGACTCTCCCAGAAGGCTGAGGAGGTGTATGCTCAGCTACAGAAAATGCTCCAGGAGCAGCATGAG AAGTGCCTGCTATTCTCCAAGCAGTTCATGCACCAGGGTAATGTGGCTGAGACTACTCG GTTTGAGAAGCTTGCTGAGGACCGAAAGAAACAGCTTGAGATCCTGCAGCTAGCCCAAGCCCAGGGCCTTGACCCTCCTAGTCATCACTTTGAGTTGAAGACATTCCAGACTGTGAG GATCTTCTCAGAACTCAACAGCACAGAAATGCATCTCATCATCGTCCGGGGAATGAACCTCCCAGCCCCACCAG GAGTGACTCCGGAAGACTTGGATGCTTTTGTACGGTTTGAGTTTCACTACCCTAACTCG GACCAggctcaaaaaagcaaaacagctgTGGTAAAAAATACCAACTCTCCAG AATTTGAACAAGTTTTCAAACTAAACATCAATCGAAATCACCGAGGCTTTAGGAGGGTGATCCAGAGCAAAGGAATCAAATTTGAGATCTTCCACAAAGG ATCCTTTTTCAGAAGTGACAAGCTGGTTGGCACAGCACACCTGAAATTGGAAAGGCTGGAGAAGGAGTGTGAGATCAGAGAGATCATGGAG GTTCTGGATGGAAGAAAGCCTACTGGGGGAAAGCTGGAGGTGAAGGTGAGACTTCGGGAGCCTTTGAGCAGCCAGGACGTGCAGATGGTCACTGAGAACTGGCTGGTCCTGGAGCCCAGGGGCCTGTGA
- the Cc2d1b gene encoding coiled-coil and C2 domain-containing protein 1B isoform X3, which translates to MRLKTMETWRLSYWRSLEKPGAQAGSQHPRDITELQEVLGEDEETGLLDGSEAASPDLSEEKTWDNTEQPVEQTACQQALPAVAQAGGPRGLQALLEERIRNYREAAASAKEAGEAAKARRCERGLKTLESQLATVRKGGKICEDEIPPPVALGKRPPAPQERDKKNSDIDSPGPCAVDPGNLSQPESSLPAVAPLPDSDPDPQALLLARQREYKAAALNAKRAGDVDRARELMRIGKRFGTVLEALEKGQPVDLSGMPPAPEDLKALPQASKASTATHVLSPAVEQMQPVMTSDLPATPVAPAEPKTVLDALQQRLNRYREAGVQARAKGDERKARMHDRIAKQYQDAVRTHQAGQKVDFAELPVPPGFPPIPSLEPRKGTEEDSVAATLATAQKLASEDTALVDEDEESDTPAQAPLAKKPAQPLVPSSHLLTEPKASSSKESLSPSAREQVTLLEARKLQYQRAALQAKRRQDLEQAKSHLRVAKSLEAQIIQARAGQPIDLSKVPSPLTDEEGDFILIHHEDLRLSQKAEEVYAQLQKMLQEQHEKCLLFSKQFMHQGNVAETTRFEKLAEDRKKQLEILQLAQAQGLDPPSHHFELKTFQTVRIFSELNSTEMHLIIVRGMNLPAPPGVTPEDLDAFVRFEFHYPNSDQAQKSKTAVVKNTNSPEFEQVFKLNINRNHRGFRRVIQSKGIKFEIFHKGSFFRSDKLVGTAHLKLERLEKECEIREIMEVLDGRKPTGGKLEVKVRLREPLSSQDVQMVTENWLVLEPRGL; encoded by the exons ATGAGACTGAAGACGATGGAGACCTGGAGGCTGAGTTACTGGCGCTCACTGGAGAAACCGGGAGCACAAGCAGGAAGCCAGCACCCAAGGGACATT ACAGAGCTGCAGGAGGTCCTGGGTGAAGATGAAGAAACTGGGCTGCTGGATGGCAGTGAGGCAGCAAGCCCAGACCTGTCTGAGGAGAAGACGTGGGACAACACTGAACAACCTGTAGAACAGACAGCCTGCCAACAGGCATTACCTGCAGTGGCTCAG GCTGGAGGGCCTCGGGGGCTGCAGGCTTTGCTGGAGGAACGGATCCGTAACTACCGAGAGGCTGCAGCCAGTGCCAAGGAGGCTGGTGAAGCTGCCAAAGCCCGGCGCTGTGAACGAGGCCTGAAG ACTCTGGAGTCCCAGCTTGCCACTGTGAGGAAAGGTGGGAAGATCTGTGAGGATGAGATTCCACCTCCAGTGGCCTTGGGCAAAAGGCCCCCAGCCCCCCAGGAAAGGGACAAGAAGAACTCTGATATAGACTCTCCAGGTCCCTGTGCCGTGGATCCAG GTAACCTTTCCCAACCTGAGTCCAGCCTTCCTGCCGTTGCTCCCTTGCCTGATTCAGACCCAGACCCACAAGCCCTGCTGTTAGCCCGACAGAGAGAGTACAAAGCAGCTGCTCTAAATGCCAAGCGGGCTGGAGATGTAGATCGTGCTCGGGAGCTCATGAGGATTGGAAAG agatttggTACTGTCCTAGAGGCCCTGGAAAAGGGGCAGCCTGTGGACCTGAGTGGCATGCCCCCAGCACCTGAGG ATCTGAAAGCCCTCCCCCAGGCTTCTAAGGCCTCCACAGCAACCCATGTCCTGTCCCCAGCAGTAGAGCAAATGCAACCAgtgatgacctctgacctcccagCCACCCCAG TGGCCCCTGCAGAGCCAAAAACAGTGCTGGATGCTTTACAGCAAAGGTTGAACAGGTATCGTGAGGCAGGTGTCCAGGCCCGGGCCAAAGGGGATGAGCGCAAGGCCAGGATGCACGATCGCATTGCCAAG CAATATCAGGATGCTGTTCGAACTCATCAAGCAGGACAGAAAGTTGACTTTGCCGAGTTACCTGTTCCACCAG GATTTCCTCCCATCCCTAGCCTGGAGCCCAGAAAAGGTACTGAGGAGGATTCAGTGGCAGCAACTTTGGCAACTGCCCAGAAACTGGCCTCAGAAGATACAGCTCTGGTAGATGAAGATGAAGAG AGTGACACTCCGGCACAGGCCCCATTGGCCAAGAAGCCAGCACAACCTCTGGTCCCTTCATCCCATCTTCTGACTGAGCCCAAGGCTTCAAGTTCTAAGGAGTCACTGAGTCCATCTG CTCGGGAGCAGGTGACACTGCTGGAGGCTCGGAAACTACAATACCAGCGAGCAGCTCTGCAAGCCAAGCGCAGGCAGGATCTGGAGCAGGCCAAATCCCATTTACGCGTAGCTAAAAGTCTTGAAGCTCAGATCATCCAGGCCCGAGCTGGTCAACCCATCGACCTCTCCAAG GTGCCTTCACCCTTGACAGATGAAGAGGGGGACTTCATCCTTATTCACCATGAGGATCTGCGACTCTCCCAGAAGGCTGAGGAGGTGTATGCTCAGCTACAGAAAATGCTCCAGGAGCAGCATGAG AAGTGCCTGCTATTCTCCAAGCAGTTCATGCACCAGGGTAATGTGGCTGAGACTACTCG GTTTGAGAAGCTTGCTGAGGACCGAAAGAAACAGCTTGAGATCCTGCAGCTAGCCCAAGCCCAGGGCCTTGACCCTCCTAGTCATCACTTTGAGTTGAAGACATTCCAGACTGTGAG GATCTTCTCAGAACTCAACAGCACAGAAATGCATCTCATCATCGTCCGGGGAATGAACCTCCCAGCCCCACCAG GAGTGACTCCGGAAGACTTGGATGCTTTTGTACGGTTTGAGTTTCACTACCCTAACTCG GACCAggctcaaaaaagcaaaacagctgTGGTAAAAAATACCAACTCTCCAG AATTTGAACAAGTTTTCAAACTAAACATCAATCGAAATCACCGAGGCTTTAGGAGGGTGATCCAGAGCAAAGGAATCAAATTTGAGATCTTCCACAAAGG ATCCTTTTTCAGAAGTGACAAGCTGGTTGGCACAGCACACCTGAAATTGGAAAGGCTGGAGAAGGAGTGTGAGATCAGAGAGATCATGGAG GTTCTGGATGGAAGAAAGCCTACTGGGGGAAAGCTGGAGGTGAAGGTGAGACTTCGGGAGCCTTTGAGCAGCCAGGACGTGCAGATGGTCACTGAGAACTGGCTGGTCCTGGAGCCCAGGGGCCTGTGA